A single window of Sebastes umbrosus isolate fSebUmb1 chromosome 16, fSebUmb1.pri, whole genome shotgun sequence DNA harbors:
- the zdhhc22 gene encoding palmitoyltransferase ZDHHC22, which produces MFTRMLKLRLLNAVAPAYFFMATVVTFIFHFCFFIPTIFPNPDTSLSGSTTLHTVVFLFLMFNALGNYIMTIKYPAESANETVVPVCSAHCSDKVDAHYLLNNRHFCKLCKKVILKRDHHCFFTGNCIGNKNMRYFIMFCIYTSCTCLYSLVLGVAFLTVEYSISFENPLTFLTLLPLSTSYFFTGTISGLQLFLVLMLYVWLGIGLVCAGFCLQQVLLVARGQTWCQMQRGQLVENRSPWRNNLKDVFGTRWILGLILPVQTEETCSEDTDAQKQD; this is translated from the exons ATGTTCACCAGGATGTTAAAACTGAGGCTCCTCAATGCTGTAGCACCTGCCTACTTCTTCATGGCTACAGTAGTCACCTTCATCTTTCACTTCTGCTTCTTCATCCCAACAATCTTCCCAAACCCGGATACATCACTGAGTGGGTCCACAACTCTTCACACAGTTGTCTTCCTTTTCCTGATGTTCAACGCACTGGGAAATTACATAATGACTATTAAATATCCGGCTGAAAGCGCCAACGAGACTGTGGTTCCAGTGTGTTCGGCCCACTGCTCGGACAAAGTGGACGCACACTACCTCCTGAACAATCGCCACTTCTGCAAACTGTGTAAGAAAGTTATCCTCAAGAGGGACCACCACTGCTTTTTCACTGGAAACTGCATTGGCAACAAAAACATGCGTTACTTCATCATGTTCTGCATCTACACATCGTGCACCTGTTTGTACTCTTTGGTTCTTGGTGTGGCCTTTCTAACGGTGGAGTACTCCATCTCTTTTGAGAACCCGCTGACCTTCCTGACTCTTCTCCCCCTCTCCACTAGTTACTTCTTCACGG GAACAATCTCAGGTTTGCAGCTGTTCCTGGTGCTGATGCTGTATGTGTGGCTGGGCATCGGCCTGGTCTGTGCAGGCTTCTGTCTCCAGCAGGTGCTGCTGGTGGCCCGGGGACAGACCTGGTGTCAGATGCAGAGGGGGCAGCTTGTGGAGAACCGCAGCCCCTGGAGAAACAACCTTAAGGATGTGTTTGGTACCCGCTGGATCCTTGGCCTTATCCTGCCTGTGCAGACAGAGGAGACGTGCTCCGAAGACACGGATGCACAAAAGCAAGACTGA